A window of Auraticoccus monumenti contains these coding sequences:
- the rlmB gene encoding 23S rRNA (guanosine(2251)-2'-O)-methyltransferase RlmB: MPGNSQRRNATSRQGNTAGSGGRVRRALKGKGPTPKAEERPYHKAYKAKQAAERRASGRQTTSSGPRTGRPGAGAEWVAGRNPVLEALQAEIPVKTAYVAEGAERDDRLRDILRLAADRSIPMLQVTRMELDRHTGGAIHQGVALQLPEFTYAHPDDLLAAAVEAGPAALVVALDSITDPRNLGAIVRSAAAFGATGVLIPERRSAGMTAAAWKTSAGAAARLPIAKATNLNRSLREFAKAGFTLAGLAGEGEVDVASLPGASGPLVLVIGSEGDGLSRLVRDACDVLVSVPIAAQVESLNAGVAAGIALYEVSRQRS; the protein is encoded by the coding sequence ATGCCAGGCAACAGCCAGCGGCGCAACGCCACGTCCCGCCAGGGCAACACCGCCGGCAGCGGTGGCCGGGTCCGGCGCGCCCTCAAGGGCAAGGGGCCGACCCCCAAGGCCGAGGAGCGTCCGTACCACAAGGCGTACAAGGCCAAGCAGGCCGCCGAGCGCCGTGCGTCCGGACGCCAGACCACCAGCAGCGGCCCGCGCACCGGACGTCCGGGTGCGGGCGCTGAGTGGGTGGCCGGACGCAACCCGGTGCTGGAGGCGCTGCAGGCCGAGATCCCGGTGAAGACCGCCTACGTCGCCGAGGGTGCTGAGCGCGACGACCGGCTGCGCGACATCCTCCGCCTCGCCGCGGACCGCAGCATCCCCATGCTGCAGGTGACCCGGATGGAGCTGGACCGCCACACCGGCGGCGCCATCCACCAGGGTGTGGCCCTGCAGCTGCCCGAGTTCACCTACGCCCACCCCGACGACCTGCTGGCCGCAGCCGTCGAGGCGGGCCCAGCGGCCCTGGTCGTCGCGCTGGACTCGATCACCGACCCGCGCAACCTGGGCGCCATCGTGCGCTCTGCGGCGGCCTTCGGGGCGACCGGCGTGCTGATCCCCGAGCGCCGCTCGGCCGGCATGACCGCCGCCGCCTGGAAGACCTCCGCCGGCGCGGCCGCCCGGCTGCCCATCGCCAAGGCCACCAACCTCAACCGGAGCCTGCGGGAGTTCGCCAAGGCCGGCTTCACCCTGGCCGGTCTGGCCGGGGAGGGCGAGGTCGACGTGGCCTCGCTCCCCGGGGCGTCCGGTCCGCTGGTGCTGGTGATCGGCAGCGAGGGCGACGGCCTGTCCCGTCTGGTCCGCGACGCCTGCGACGTGCTGGTCTCGGTCCCCATCGCCGCCCAGGTGGAGTCCCTCAACGCCGGCGTCGCCGCCGGCATCGCCCTCTACGAGGTCTCCCGCCAGCGCAGCTGA
- the cysS gene encoding cysteine--tRNA ligase — protein MSLRLYDTATHEIRELVPLRPGTVSIYHCGLTVQSAPHLGHIRKEVVFDVLRRWLTWKGLEVTIVANVTDIDDKILTKSAEAGVPWFAHAYRFERELHAAYAALGCLPPTYEPRATGHVPEMVEMIEQLIERGHAYASEDGSGDVYFDVRSWPSYGELSGMRLDDMEPAADADPRGKRDPRDFALWKGHKPDEPESASWPTPWGRGRPGWHLECSAMAGKYLGDEFDIHGGGLDLRFPHHENELAQSRAAGRPFARLWMHNAWVTASGEKMSKSLGNGALVSEVTRTHPPRAVRFYLVGPHYRSQIEWFDTSLTEATAALARIDGFVERAVRAGVPAAPTTLPTAFVEAMDDDLGTPGAVAVLYGAVKEGNQAVDRGDHATLAERLGEVQAMLDVLGLRADDPAWGSTGSEDDLTAVVDALVGSLLEQRARARAEKDFAAADAVRDSLAAAGISITDTPDGPRWAVSTKELPVPRAGTKEQH, from the coding sequence GTGAGCCTCCGCCTCTACGACACCGCCACCCACGAGATCCGTGAGCTGGTCCCGCTGCGCCCGGGTACCGTGTCGATCTACCACTGCGGGCTGACCGTCCAGTCCGCGCCGCACCTCGGCCACATCCGCAAGGAGGTGGTCTTCGACGTGCTGCGGCGCTGGCTGACCTGGAAGGGGCTCGAGGTCACCATCGTGGCCAACGTCACCGACATCGACGACAAGATCCTCACCAAGTCCGCCGAGGCCGGCGTCCCCTGGTTCGCCCACGCCTACCGCTTCGAGCGCGAGCTGCACGCGGCCTACGCCGCGCTGGGCTGCCTGCCGCCGACCTACGAGCCGCGCGCCACCGGCCACGTGCCCGAGATGGTCGAGATGATCGAGCAGCTGATCGAGCGCGGGCACGCCTACGCCAGCGAGGACGGGTCCGGCGACGTCTACTTCGACGTCCGCTCCTGGCCCTCCTACGGCGAGCTGTCGGGGATGCGGCTGGACGACATGGAGCCCGCCGCCGACGCCGACCCGCGGGGCAAGCGCGACCCGCGCGACTTCGCGCTCTGGAAGGGCCACAAGCCCGACGAGCCCGAGTCGGCGTCCTGGCCGACCCCGTGGGGCCGCGGGCGTCCGGGCTGGCACCTGGAGTGCTCGGCGATGGCCGGGAAGTACCTCGGTGACGAGTTCGACATCCACGGCGGCGGGCTGGACCTGCGGTTCCCCCACCACGAGAACGAGCTGGCCCAGTCCCGGGCCGCCGGACGTCCCTTCGCCCGGCTCTGGATGCACAACGCCTGGGTCACCGCGTCCGGGGAGAAGATGAGCAAGTCCCTCGGCAACGGGGCGCTGGTCTCGGAGGTGACCCGGACGCACCCGCCGCGGGCCGTCCGCTTCTACCTGGTGGGTCCGCACTACCGCTCGCAGATCGAGTGGTTCGACACCTCCCTGACCGAGGCCACCGCGGCCCTGGCCCGCATCGACGGCTTCGTCGAGCGCGCCGTCCGCGCCGGCGTCCCCGCTGCCCCGACCACCCTGCCCACGGCGTTCGTCGAGGCGATGGACGACGACCTCGGCACCCCGGGTGCGGTGGCCGTCCTCTACGGCGCGGTGAAGGAGGGCAACCAGGCCGTCGACCGCGGCGACCACGCGACGCTGGCCGAGCGGCTCGGTGAGGTGCAGGCCATGCTCGACGTGCTCGGCCTGCGCGCCGACGACCCGGCCTGGGGCTCCACCGGCTCCGAGGACGACCTCACCGCCGTGGTGGACGCCCTGGTGGGGTCCCTGCTCGAGCAGCGGGCCCGCGCCCGGGCCGAGAAGGACTTCGCCGCCGCGGACGCGGTCCGCGACTCCCTGGCTGCGGCCGGGATCAGCATCACCGACACCCCGGACGGCCCCCGGTGGGCCGTCTCGACGAAGGAGCTGCCCGTGCCACGCGCGGGCACGAAGGAGCAGCACTGA
- a CDS encoding TetR/AcrR family transcriptional regulator, with translation MISIRPSGALTRRQSQLETALVRVVLAEGFAHLTVDELAERLGCSKRTLYALAPSKEQLVTRTVRLFFREAAEQVEDSIRRTRSPARRLTGYLEAVAEALAPASRAFLADVAAFAPAAEIYELNTQLATERVRELISEGIASRAFRDVPALFVAEVVASTMRRIGTGELQRATGLSDAEAYSQLAEVAVAALRR, from the coding sequence ATGATCTCCATCAGACCCTCCGGTGCACTGACCCGGCGCCAGTCCCAGCTCGAGACCGCGCTGGTGCGCGTCGTGCTGGCCGAGGGGTTCGCCCACCTCACCGTGGACGAGCTGGCCGAGCGGCTGGGCTGCTCGAAGCGGACGCTCTACGCGCTGGCCCCGAGCAAGGAGCAGCTGGTCACCCGCACCGTCCGGCTGTTCTTCCGCGAGGCCGCCGAGCAGGTCGAGGACTCGATCCGACGCACCCGCTCCCCCGCCCGCCGGCTGACCGGCTACCTGGAGGCGGTGGCCGAGGCGCTGGCCCCGGCCAGCCGGGCCTTCCTGGCCGACGTCGCCGCCTTCGCCCCGGCGGCGGAGATCTACGAGCTCAACACCCAGCTGGCCACCGAGCGCGTCCGGGAGCTGATCAGCGAGGGCATCGCCAGCCGGGCGTTCCGCGACGTCCCGGCCCTCTTCGTCGCCGAGGTGGTGGCCTCGACCATGCGCCGGATCGGCACCGGGGAGCTGCAGCGGGCGACCGGGCTCAGCGACGCCGAGGCCTACTCCCAGCTGGCCGAGGTGGCGGTGGCCGCGCTGCGACGGTGA
- a CDS encoding acyl-CoA dehydrogenase family protein, whose protein sequence is MTVDRLLPSEEARDLVAAVAGFAREELAPRAAKAEEVGEFPRDLVAQLGEMGLFAMTHQERWGGLEQPYEVYLQALEEIASAWFTVGVSVSVQVMTCLALAHEGTDAQRDALLPAMLGGELLGAYCLSEAQAGSDVAAMTTRAVRDGEDYLITGSKAWITHGDVADYYTLFARTRPGSRGVSAFLVPADAEGISTGARERKMGMTASPTTAVHLDGVRVAADRRIGAEGEGVRIALESLDSGRLGIAACATGLAQAALDAAVGYAEEREQFGQPIAAFQGMQFLLADMAAATDSARATYLHAARRRDAGMSFSREAAVAKLVCTDAAMRVTTDAVQVLGGYGYTRDFPVERWMREAKVSQIFEGTNQIQRLVLARHLLRRSSRPTQRDPRR, encoded by the coding sequence ATGACCGTCGACCGCCTGCTGCCCTCGGAGGAGGCCCGCGACCTCGTCGCCGCCGTCGCCGGGTTCGCCCGCGAGGAGCTGGCGCCACGTGCGGCCAAGGCCGAGGAGGTCGGGGAGTTCCCGCGCGACCTGGTGGCCCAGCTGGGGGAGATGGGGCTGTTCGCGATGACCCACCAGGAGCGCTGGGGCGGGCTGGAGCAGCCCTACGAGGTGTACCTGCAGGCCCTGGAGGAGATCGCCTCGGCCTGGTTCACCGTCGGGGTCAGCGTCTCGGTCCAGGTGATGACCTGCCTGGCCCTGGCGCACGAGGGCACCGACGCCCAGCGCGACGCCCTGCTCCCGGCGATGCTGGGCGGGGAGCTGCTCGGGGCCTACTGCCTGTCCGAGGCCCAGGCGGGCTCGGACGTGGCGGCGATGACCACGCGGGCGGTCCGCGACGGCGAGGACTACCTGATCACCGGCAGCAAGGCCTGGATCACCCACGGCGACGTGGCCGACTACTACACCCTCTTCGCCCGGACCCGCCCCGGCTCGCGCGGTGTCTCGGCCTTCCTGGTCCCCGCCGACGCCGAGGGCATCTCCACCGGCGCCCGCGAGCGGAAGATGGGCATGACCGCCTCACCCACCACCGCGGTCCACCTCGACGGCGTCCGCGTCGCCGCGGACCGTCGGATCGGCGCGGAGGGGGAGGGCGTCCGGATCGCGCTGGAGTCCCTGGACTCCGGACGTCTCGGCATCGCCGCCTGCGCCACCGGGCTCGCCCAGGCCGCCCTCGACGCCGCCGTCGGGTACGCGGAGGAGCGCGAGCAGTTCGGGCAGCCGATCGCCGCCTTCCAGGGCATGCAGTTCCTGCTGGCCGACATGGCCGCCGCCACCGACAGCGCCCGCGCCACCTACCTCCACGCCGCGCGGCGCCGCGACGCCGGCATGTCGTTCAGCCGCGAGGCCGCGGTGGCCAAGCTGGTCTGCACCGACGCCGCGATGCGGGTGACCACCGACGCCGTGCAGGTGCTCGGCGGCTACGGCTACACCCGCGACTTCCCGGTCGAGCGGTGGATGCGCGAGGCCAAGGTCAGCCAGATCTTCGAGGGCACCAACCAGATCCAGCGGCTGGTGCTGGCCCGCCACCTGCTGCGACGCTCGTCCCGACCCACCCAGCGCGACCCGCGCCGCTGA
- a CDS encoding SDR family NAD(P)-dependent oxidoreductase, whose amino-acid sequence MKLTPSDSVLVTGGASGLGLATARALSATGAGVVVADLPGSAGASVADELPRAVFAPADVRNEEQVRAAVEQATGLGSLRVVVSCAGVATPGRILSRKGVHSLDAFRTVVEINLVGTFNVLRLAAEAMTANEPLDGDRGIVVMTASVAAYDGQVGQAAYASSKGGVAALTITAARDLAQHQIRVATIAPGVMETPMMAGLGEEVRSSLEALVPHPARLGRPEEYAMLVEHLVANPLLNGEVVRLDGALRMPPR is encoded by the coding sequence ATGAAGCTGACCCCCTCCGACTCCGTGCTGGTCACCGGTGGCGCCTCCGGGCTGGGGCTCGCCACCGCCCGCGCCCTCTCCGCCACCGGCGCCGGGGTGGTGGTCGCCGACCTGCCGGGCTCGGCCGGTGCCTCCGTGGCCGACGAGCTGCCGCGGGCCGTCTTCGCGCCGGCCGACGTCCGGAACGAGGAGCAGGTGCGGGCCGCCGTCGAGCAGGCCACCGGGCTGGGCTCCCTGCGGGTGGTGGTGAGCTGCGCCGGGGTCGCCACCCCCGGACGCATCCTGAGCCGCAAGGGCGTCCACTCCCTCGACGCCTTCCGCACCGTGGTGGAGATCAACCTGGTCGGCACCTTCAACGTGCTGCGGCTGGCCGCGGAGGCGATGACGGCCAACGAGCCCCTCGACGGCGACCGCGGGATCGTCGTGATGACGGCCAGCGTCGCCGCCTACGACGGCCAGGTCGGGCAGGCCGCCTACGCCAGCTCCAAGGGCGGCGTCGCCGCGCTGACCATCACCGCGGCCCGCGACCTGGCGCAGCACCAGATCCGGGTCGCCACCATCGCGCCCGGGGTGATGGAGACCCCGATGATGGCCGGGCTGGGCGAGGAGGTGCGCTCCTCGCTGGAGGCCCTGGTCCCGCACCCGGCGCGGCTCGGCCGCCCGGAGGAGTACGCCATGCTCGTGGAGCACCTGGTGGCGAACCCGCTGCTCAACGGCGAGGTCGTCCGCCTCGATGGGGCGCTCCGGATGCCCCCGCGCTAG
- a CDS encoding DUF4032 domain-containing protein: MPRFLSARPDARLIPLPWSTPLQDWPTEHLVALPRGISRHVVRFIRVGTDVYAAKEVLEHLALHEYRLLHDLMRLATPSVVPVGVVTGRINEEGPLDPVLLTQHLQFSLPYRSLFSPGVRQETVSRLLDAMVVLLARLHLSGFLWGDVSLSNCLFRRDAGSFAAYLVDAETGELHDTLTNGQRAHDLSIARTNLFGEFCDLEAGELLDPALDPQQLVDTIEARYAELWSELTGVEEFDESEMHRIEGRVRRLNALGFDVAELDITTDLDGSTVRIQPKVVDAGHHSRRLLRLTGLDTEENQARRLLNDLDTYRARTDQQGADEAIVAHQWLTHCFEPVIAAVPADLRGKRDSAEIFHEVLEYRWYTSERNGYDIGLMEAAHGYVENVLRTLEDEALTAAPLPEKRLANPYDPSQGYAEDTDDKPYDPWEDGADDDVDVRAGGFLDIDALRRRG; this comes from the coding sequence GTGCCCCGCTTCCTCTCCGCCCGACCGGACGCCCGGCTGATCCCGCTGCCGTGGTCCACGCCGCTGCAGGACTGGCCGACCGAGCACCTGGTCGCCCTGCCCCGGGGCATCTCCCGGCACGTGGTCCGCTTCATCCGGGTGGGCACCGACGTCTACGCCGCCAAGGAGGTGCTGGAGCACCTGGCCCTGCACGAGTACCGGCTGCTGCACGACCTGATGCGGCTGGCCACCCCCTCGGTGGTGCCGGTCGGCGTGGTCACCGGGCGGATCAACGAGGAGGGCCCGCTGGACCCGGTGCTGCTCACCCAGCACCTGCAGTTCTCGCTGCCCTACCGCTCCCTGTTCTCCCCCGGTGTGCGGCAGGAGACCGTCAGCCGGTTGCTGGACGCCATGGTGGTGCTGCTGGCCCGGCTGCACCTCAGCGGCTTCCTGTGGGGCGACGTCTCGCTCTCGAACTGCCTCTTCCGCCGCGACGCCGGCTCCTTCGCCGCCTACCTGGTCGACGCCGAGACCGGTGAGCTGCACGACACCCTGACCAACGGCCAGCGCGCCCACGACCTGTCCATCGCCCGGACCAACCTGTTCGGGGAGTTCTGCGACCTGGAGGCCGGCGAGCTGCTGGACCCGGCCCTGGACCCCCAGCAGCTGGTGGACACCATCGAGGCCCGCTACGCCGAGCTGTGGTCCGAGCTGACCGGGGTGGAGGAGTTCGACGAGTCCGAGATGCACCGCATCGAGGGACGCGTGCGCCGGCTCAACGCGCTCGGCTTCGACGTCGCCGAGCTGGACATCACCACCGACCTGGACGGCTCCACCGTCCGGATCCAGCCCAAGGTGGTCGACGCCGGGCACCACTCGCGACGGCTGCTGCGGCTGACCGGTCTGGACACCGAGGAGAACCAGGCCCGCCGGCTGCTCAACGACCTCGACACCTACCGCGCCCGCACCGACCAGCAGGGCGCGGACGAGGCCATCGTCGCCCACCAGTGGCTGACCCACTGCTTCGAGCCGGTGATCGCCGCCGTCCCCGCGGACCTGCGCGGCAAGCGGGACTCCGCGGAGATCTTCCACGAGGTGCTGGAGTACCGCTGGTACACCTCCGAGCGCAACGGCTACGACATCGGCCTGATGGAGGCTGCCCACGGCTACGTGGAGAACGTCCTGCGCACCCTGGAGGACGAGGCCCTGACCGCGGCCCCCCTGCCGGAGAAGCGCCTGGCCAACCCCTACGACCCCTCCCAGGGCTACGCCGAGGACACCGACGACAAGCCCTACGACCCGTGGGAGGACGGCGCCGACGACGACGTCGACGTCCGCGCCGGAGGTTTCCTCGACATCGACGCCCTCCGCCGGCGGGGGTGA
- a CDS encoding alpha/beta hydrolase family protein — protein sequence MARHLALATTALVGLLVGGCSATQPQGAPPPAPPSSSATSAAPTPSAPPTPPPSPTPTPSPTPTLPEPVSDVGLAALMAEDVDRDGEITRERLQSETSTHERWEVSYPSGDLTVTGILLVPKDDGPFPAVVLNHGHIERDAYWSGQGVPREQLALVEAGFVVLHTDYRGHAGSDDTDEVDHSLRVGYVRDALAAAAALGNEDDVDPDKIGMMGRSMGGGVTLGAAVAHPELVGAAVVHASVSSDYEDNFRRWELPERGGTAEDVQEEYGELDEATEFYDDLSPRTYFDRLAEAGVPVQSHHGSQDDTCPPSWARDTEEALEEAGVEVDAHYYADEGHTFEADWDEAMERSIDFLQESLDV from the coding sequence ATGGCCCGTCATCTCGCCCTCGCCACCACCGCACTCGTCGGCCTGCTGGTCGGCGGGTGCTCGGCCACCCAGCCCCAGGGTGCGCCGCCGCCCGCCCCGCCGAGCAGCTCGGCGACGTCCGCAGCTCCCACCCCGAGCGCACCGCCGACCCCTCCGCCGAGCCCCACCCCCACGCCGTCCCCCACGCCGACGCTGCCCGAGCCCGTCTCCGACGTCGGGCTGGCCGCGCTGATGGCCGAGGACGTCGACCGCGACGGGGAGATCACCCGCGAGCGGCTGCAGTCCGAGACCAGCACCCACGAGCGGTGGGAGGTCAGCTACCCCAGCGGCGACCTGACCGTCACCGGCATCCTGCTGGTGCCCAAGGACGACGGCCCCTTCCCGGCGGTGGTGCTCAACCACGGCCACATCGAGCGCGACGCCTACTGGAGCGGCCAGGGCGTCCCGCGCGAGCAGTTGGCCCTGGTCGAGGCCGGCTTCGTGGTGCTGCACACCGACTACCGCGGGCACGCCGGCTCCGACGACACCGACGAGGTCGACCACTCGCTGCGGGTGGGCTACGTCCGCGACGCCCTGGCCGCCGCCGCCGCGCTGGGCAACGAGGACGACGTCGACCCCGACAAGATCGGCATGATGGGCCGCTCGATGGGCGGCGGCGTGACGCTCGGAGCAGCCGTCGCGCACCCGGAGCTGGTCGGCGCGGCCGTGGTGCACGCCTCGGTCAGCTCCGACTACGAGGACAACTTCCGCCGCTGGGAGCTGCCCGAGCGGGGCGGCACCGCCGAGGACGTCCAGGAGGAGTACGGCGAGCTCGACGAGGCGACGGAGTTCTACGACGACCTGTCCCCGCGGACCTACTTCGACCGGCTCGCCGAGGCCGGCGTGCCGGTGCAGAGCCACCACGGCTCCCAGGACGACACCTGCCCGCCCTCCTGGGCCCGTGACACCGAGGAGGCCCTGGAGGAGGCGGGCGTCGAGGTCGACGCCCACTACTACGCCGACGAGGGCCACACCTTCGAGGCGGACTGGGACGAGGCGATGGAGCGCAGCATCGACTTCCTGCAGGAGTCCCTCGACGTGTGA
- a CDS encoding ABC transporter ATP-binding protein, which translates to MATVSFKDATRVYPGADKSAVDKLNLEVGDGEFMVLVGPSGCGKSTSLRMLAGLEEVNAGSIHIGDRDVTDLPPKDRDIAMVFQNYALYPHMTVGDNMGFALKMQNVPKAERQQRVMEAAKLLGLEDFLNRKPKALSGGQRQRVAMGRAIVRQPQVFLMDEPLSNLDAKLRVSTRTQIAALQSRLGVTTVYVTHDQVEAMTMGDRVAVMKDGVLQQVDSPLALYDTPNNLFVAGFIGSPAMNLMEGKAVEGGVRIGDYTVPVDRETLSKVGGESDVTIGIRPEIFELSEAGDGIGLDVAVVEELGADAYLYGTLSGLDPDAQLTAQQVVARISSRRPPTRGSQVRLAVDPQHVHVFSNTTGERVSTAAGRD; encoded by the coding sequence ATGGCCACAGTCAGTTTCAAGGATGCAACTCGGGTCTACCCCGGGGCCGACAAGTCGGCCGTCGACAAGCTCAACCTCGAGGTCGGGGACGGCGAGTTCATGGTCCTCGTCGGGCCGTCGGGGTGTGGCAAGTCCACCTCCCTGCGGATGCTCGCCGGTCTGGAGGAGGTGAACGCGGGCTCCATCCACATCGGTGACCGCGACGTCACCGACCTGCCGCCCAAGGACCGCGACATCGCGATGGTGTTCCAGAACTACGCGCTGTACCCCCACATGACCGTGGGCGACAACATGGGCTTCGCGCTCAAGATGCAGAACGTGCCCAAGGCCGAGCGCCAGCAGCGCGTGATGGAGGCCGCCAAGCTCCTCGGCCTGGAGGACTTCCTCAACCGCAAGCCGAAGGCCCTCTCCGGTGGTCAGCGTCAGCGCGTGGCCATGGGTCGTGCCATCGTCCGCCAGCCGCAGGTGTTCCTGATGGACGAGCCGCTGTCGAACCTCGACGCCAAGCTCCGCGTCTCCACCCGCACCCAGATCGCGGCCCTCCAGTCGCGCCTGGGCGTCACCACCGTCTACGTGACCCACGACCAGGTCGAGGCCATGACGATGGGTGACCGCGTGGCGGTCATGAAGGACGGTGTGCTGCAGCAGGTCGACAGCCCGCTGGCCCTCTACGACACCCCGAACAACCTGTTCGTGGCCGGCTTCATCGGGTCCCCGGCCATGAACCTGATGGAGGGCAAGGCCGTCGAGGGCGGTGTCCGGATCGGTGACTACACCGTCCCGGTCGACCGCGAGACGCTGTCGAAGGTCGGCGGCGAGTCCGACGTCACCATCGGCATCCGTCCGGAGATCTTCGAGCTCTCCGAGGCCGGCGACGGCATCGGTCTCGACGTCGCCGTGGTCGAGGAGCTGGGTGCTGACGCCTACCTCTACGGCACGCTCAGCGGTCTGGACCCCGACGCGCAGCTCACCGCGCAGCAGGTCGTGGCCCGCATCTCCTCGCGTCGTCCTCCGACCCGCGGTTCGCAGGTCCGTCTGGCCGTGGACCCGCAGCACGTCCACGTGTTCTCCAACACCACGGGCGAGCGCGTCTCCACCGCGGCCGGCCGCGACTGA
- a CDS encoding LLM class F420-dependent oxidoreductase — protein sequence MTEPDPRPARLAVQIQPQHASYDELRRTASTLEEMGVDIIFNWDHFYPLSGDPDGLHYECWTMLAALAESTERVEIGPLVSCNSYRNPHLLADMARTVDHISGGRLIFGIGAGWAERDYTEYGYEFGTAGSRLADLAEAMPAIRDRWARLNPPPTREVPIMIGGGGERKTLRIVAEHATIWHGFGDAETLAHKNRVLDDWCAQVGRDPREIERSAGVAPTPGREPEQVADYAAAAQALHDVGTRLFTVGWTTLEPDLGKVRDLLSWRDEVNAQARDHDGTSR from the coding sequence ATGACCGAGCCCGACCCCCGCCCGGCCCGCCTGGCGGTGCAGATCCAGCCCCAGCACGCCAGCTACGACGAGCTGCGCCGGACCGCGTCCACCCTGGAGGAGATGGGCGTCGACATCATCTTCAACTGGGACCACTTCTACCCGCTGAGCGGTGACCCCGACGGCCTGCACTACGAGTGCTGGACGATGCTGGCCGCCCTGGCCGAGTCCACCGAGCGGGTGGAGATCGGCCCGCTGGTCAGCTGCAACTCCTACCGCAACCCCCACCTGCTGGCCGACATGGCCCGGACCGTCGACCACATCAGCGGCGGCCGGCTCATCTTCGGCATCGGCGCCGGCTGGGCTGAGCGGGACTACACCGAGTACGGCTACGAGTTCGGCACCGCCGGAAGCCGGCTGGCCGACCTCGCCGAGGCGATGCCGGCGATCCGGGACCGCTGGGCGCGTCTCAACCCGCCGCCCACCCGGGAGGTGCCGATCATGATCGGCGGTGGCGGGGAGCGCAAGACGCTGAGGATCGTGGCCGAGCACGCCACCATCTGGCACGGCTTCGGCGACGCGGAGACCCTGGCCCACAAGAACCGGGTGCTGGACGACTGGTGCGCCCAGGTCGGCCGGGACCCGCGCGAGATCGAGCGCTCCGCCGGGGTGGCCCCCACGCCGGGCCGCGAGCCCGAGCAGGTGGCCGACTACGCGGCCGCGGCGCAGGCCCTGCACGACGTGGGCACCCGGCTCTTCACCGTCGGCTGGACGACCCTCGAGCCCGACCTGGGCAAGGTCCGCGACCTGCTCTCCTGGCGCGACGAGGTGAATGCACAGGCCCGTGACCACGACGGGACATCCAGGTAA
- a CDS encoding transglutaminase-like domain-containing protein, whose product MPPSPADPGPAGSLRTVSCSMTLDLTGRRTRVVAAISAAASVPLQSEALHVTVDGQGVEVTELVDAHGTRLHEFTTEGQRAQVYYSATTSGPAPTPPVDGLDLVQYLRPSRYVESDSLAAVASTEFGGLSGFELVSAVDSWVHEKLTYAAGSSRPTDGAVQTVLNRRGVCRDYAHVTSAFLRAMNVPARVVAVYAPGLSPMEFHAVTEAFVEGTWYVVDPTRLAPRQSMLRVATGRDAADVAFLTNHWGLLELSGYQVTAVADQLPTDDPSQHVVLS is encoded by the coding sequence ATGCCCCCCTCCCCCGCCGACCCCGGCCCCGCCGGGTCGCTGCGCACCGTCTCCTGCAGCATGACCCTCGACCTCACCGGGCGCCGCACCCGGGTGGTGGCCGCCATCTCGGCGGCGGCCTCGGTGCCGCTGCAGAGCGAGGCGCTGCACGTGACCGTCGACGGCCAGGGGGTGGAGGTCACCGAGCTGGTCGACGCCCACGGCACCCGGCTGCACGAGTTCACCACCGAGGGCCAGCGCGCCCAGGTCTACTACTCCGCCACCACGTCCGGGCCCGCACCCACCCCGCCGGTGGACGGGCTCGACCTGGTGCAGTACCTGCGCCCCAGCCGCTACGTGGAGTCGGACTCCCTGGCCGCGGTGGCCAGCACCGAGTTCGGCGGCCTGTCCGGGTTCGAGCTGGTCTCGGCGGTGGACTCGTGGGTGCACGAGAAGCTGACCTACGCCGCCGGCTCGAGCCGGCCCACCGACGGTGCCGTGCAGACCGTCCTCAACCGCCGCGGTGTCTGCCGGGACTACGCCCACGTCACGTCGGCCTTCCTCCGGGCCATGAACGTCCCGGCGCGGGTGGTGGCCGTCTACGCCCCCGGGCTGAGCCCGATGGAGTTCCACGCGGTCACCGAGGCCTTCGTCGAGGGCACCTGGTACGTGGTCGACCCCACCCGGCTGGCGCCGCGGCAGTCGATGCTGCGGGTGGCCACCGGGCGCGACGCCGCCGACGTCGCCTTCCTCACCAACCACTGGGGGCTGCTGGAGCTGAGCGGCTACCAGGTCACCGCGGTGGCCGACCAGCTGCCCACCGACGACCCGTCCCAGCACGTCGTGCTGTCCTGA